A section of the Etheostoma cragini isolate CJK2018 chromosome 12, CSU_Ecrag_1.0, whole genome shotgun sequence genome encodes:
- the LOC117953642 gene encoding zinc finger protein 568-like, giving the protein MSFPSSFGSQVAAIMDVLAKAAVAEITKLVEDGNVILRLEMCRRDSEIQELKRSLKLMEVELCNAQEAAATRATEDKPDQTAGNQVPRKDKKEDEETCAVYQEPKSANSQFEPGQGTEESHVMSPAVKHEPAGELATQETADNPGTADVCFELGEPDDLIWPPPACSMFEKSSVAMQPHISLFSPHAEQYAAPGNTDSQYNSSSAAAEGIADDSLSVPIKVEVEIHSMCMGGNTLELGGTTLESVANEHFRHASHPAVSQDPCSQQAGSSLSPPHPQRATAASLGSHTEDHILNRNHLRAKRLMNVWRTNQKLFICSVCNRGFPRMSQLEEHKASHQLFKPFRCLECGKSFTQKTRLKTHQSVHTGERPFSCKICGKMFSRQDNCLRHERFHSGLKPHSCGHCGKSFTVLGNLKIHQEIHLQGR; this is encoded by the exons ATGTCTTTCCCCTCCTCTTTCGGTTCGCAGGTCGCAGCCATCATGGATGTGTTGGCGAAAGCTGCGGTCGCCGAAATAACGAAGCTGGTGGAGGACGGTAATGTGATTCTTCGACTGGAGATGTGTCGGAGGGACAGCGAGATTCAGGAGCTCAAAAGAAGTTTGAAGCTGATGGAGGTTGAACTCTGCAACGCTCAGGAAGCAGCCGCGACCCGAGCTACGGAGGACAAACCGGACCAAACAGCCGGGAATCAGGTGCCGCGAAAAG ataaaaaagaagatgaggAAACATGCGCAGTGTATCAGGAACCAAAGTCTGCTAATTCACAGTTCGAGCCCGGCCAGGGAACAGAGGAGAGCCATGTCATGAGCCCAGCCGTGAAACACGAGCCCGCCGGTGAACTCGCCACTCAGGAAACCGCAGACAACCCTGGAACAGCAGACGTTTGCTTTGAGCTGGGAGAGCCAGATGACCTGATCTGGCCTCCTCCTGCTTGTAGCATGTTTGAGAAAAGCTCTGTTGCAATGCAGCCGCACATTTCGCTTTTCTCCCCTCATGCTGAGCAATATGCTGCTCCTGGAAATACAGACAGTCAATATAACTCTTCGTCAGCCGCAGCAGAGGGCATTGCAGATGATTCCTTAAGTGTGCCGATAAAAGTAGAGGTAGAGATTCACTCCATGTGCATGGGAGGTAACACTTTAGAGTTGGGAGGTACCACTTTAGAGTCTGTAGCTAATGAACACTTCAGACACGCTTCACACCCTGCAGTCAGTCAAGACCCGTGCTCGCAACAGGCTGGGTCGTCACTATCGCCGCCCCATCCACAGAGGGCCACAGCAGCCAGTTTAGGGTCACACACAGAGGATCACATTCTCAATAGGAACCACCTGAGAGCAAAAAGGCTTATGAACGTTTGGAGAACAAATCAGAAACTGTTCATCTGCTCGGTGTGCAACAGGGGCTTCCCTCGCATGTCTCAGCTTGAAGAACACAAGGCCTCCCACCAACTCTTCAAACCTTTCAGGTGCCTCGAATGCGGGAAATCGTTCACCCAGAAGACCCGGCTGAAGACACACCAGAGTGTGCACACGGGGGAGAGGCCGTTCAGTTGCAAAATCTGCGGCAAGATGTTTTCCAGGCAGGACAACTGCCTGAGGCACGAGCGCTTCCACAGCGGGCTGAAGCCGCACAGCTGCGGACACTGTGGCAAAAGCTTCACTGTGCTGGGTAACCTCAAAATCCATCAAGAGATCCACCTGCAAGGAAGGTAG